Proteins from one Mycobacterium sp. EPa45 genomic window:
- a CDS encoding ABC transporter permease, whose product MTASTYNPFRVPWARFSRTLTSPIIRMGHMLVFFIRAVAAVPIVLRHYRTEFARLLSDIAWGNGSLVVGGGTAGVALVLGVTVGAIVGIEGYNFLNLLGLGPATGIISSLVNTRELAPIAASLAFATQGGCRFTAQLGSMRIAEEIDALDSLAIRPIPYLVTTRLMASVVAVIPLYVLCLAVSYLTTQIVVEVISGGSNGAYLHYFTLMLSGTDVLYSLLKAVVFVWIASTIQCYYGFYASGGPEGVGIAAGHAMRAAITVTIVVNMLLTMALWSVDAGARFGG is encoded by the coding sequence GTGACCGCGTCAACGTACAACCCGTTTCGGGTTCCGTGGGCCCGGTTCTCCCGGACGCTCACCTCGCCGATCATTCGCATGGGCCACATGCTGGTGTTCTTCATCCGCGCGGTCGCGGCGGTGCCGATCGTGTTGCGCCACTACCGGACCGAGTTCGCCCGGCTGCTCTCCGACATTGCCTGGGGCAACGGATCTTTGGTGGTCGGCGGCGGCACCGCGGGAGTCGCGCTGGTGCTGGGCGTGACGGTCGGCGCGATCGTCGGCATCGAGGGCTACAACTTCCTGAACCTACTGGGCCTGGGACCGGCGACCGGAATCATCTCGTCGCTGGTGAACACCCGCGAGCTCGCGCCGATCGCGGCCTCGCTGGCGTTCGCGACGCAGGGCGGCTGCCGGTTCACCGCGCAGCTTGGCTCCATGCGGATCGCCGAAGAGATCGACGCGCTGGACTCACTGGCGATCCGGCCCATCCCCTATCTGGTCACCACCCGGCTGATGGCATCGGTCGTCGCCGTGATCCCGCTCTACGTCCTCTGTCTGGCGGTGAGCTACCTGACCACCCAGATCGTGGTCGAAGTGATCAGCGGCGGATCGAACGGCGCGTACCTGCACTACTTCACGCTGATGCTGTCCGGAACCGACGTCCTGTACTCACTGCTCAAGGCGGTGGTGTTCGTCTGGATCGCCTCGACGATCCAGTGCTACTACGGCTTCTACGCCAGCGGCGGACCCGAGGGCGTGGGCATCGCGGCCGGACATGCGATGCGCGCGGCCATCACCGTGACGATCGTGGTGAACATGCTGCTGACCATGGCGCTGTGGAGTGTCGATGCCGGAGCGAGGTTCGGCGGTTAG
- a CDS encoding ABC transporter permease: MTDRQPSPVAAPTPGGVEVIENWTVGYVKRHPLASLTTVGEQFVLGVRTLQYLFVDLVTGRFPLQEFVRQGAFMAGTAVVPTVLVALPVGVTLSIQFALLAGQVGATSLAGAASGLAVIRQAASLVAAILMAAAVGSAITADLGSRTMREEIDAMEVMGVSVIRRLVVPRFAAAIMIGVALTGVVCFVGFLASYLFNVYFQNGAPGSFVATFASFTTPGDMVLALLKAVVFGAIVAIVSSQKGLSTKGGPTGVANSVNAAVVESILILMIVNVVISQLYNMLFPRVGL, encoded by the coding sequence ATGACTGATCGTCAGCCGTCCCCAGTCGCTGCCCCCACCCCCGGCGGTGTGGAGGTCATCGAGAACTGGACCGTCGGTTATGTGAAGCGACATCCGCTCGCGTCGCTCACCACGGTCGGGGAGCAGTTCGTTCTCGGGGTGAGAACTCTCCAGTACTTGTTCGTCGACCTGGTCACCGGCCGGTTTCCGCTGCAGGAGTTCGTGCGCCAGGGCGCCTTCATGGCCGGAACCGCCGTGGTGCCCACCGTGCTGGTGGCGCTGCCGGTCGGGGTGACCCTGTCGATCCAGTTCGCGTTGCTCGCGGGGCAGGTCGGCGCGACCTCGCTGGCCGGGGCGGCCAGCGGTCTGGCTGTCATCCGGCAGGCTGCGTCGCTGGTTGCGGCGATCCTGATGGCGGCCGCCGTCGGCTCGGCCATCACCGCCGACCTCGGCTCGCGCACGATGCGCGAAGAGATCGACGCCATGGAGGTCATGGGCGTCTCGGTGATCCGCCGCCTCGTCGTCCCGCGGTTCGCCGCCGCGATCATGATCGGCGTCGCCCTCACCGGGGTGGTCTGCTTCGTCGGGTTCCTGGCGAGCTACCTGTTCAACGTCTACTTCCAGAACGGCGCCCCCGGCAGCTTCGTGGCCACCTTCGCGTCGTTCACCACCCCGGGTGACATGGTGCTCGCGTTACTCAAGGCCGTGGTGTTCGGCGCGATCGTCGCCATCGTGTCCAGCCAGAAGGGGCTGTCCACGAAGGGCGGCCCGACCGGGGTGGCCAACTCGGTGAACGCCGCTGTCGTCGAGTCGATCCTGATTCTGATGATCGTCAACGTCGTCATCAGTCAGCTCTACAACATGCTGTTCCCGCGAGTGGGGTTGTGA
- a CDS encoding acyl-CoA desaturase, which translates to MAITDVAGYAHLSEHEISALGAALDAIRTEIEDSRGARDAAYIRRTIRFQRVLDAGARLLIFGSRSRGGWALGMLSLAVAKSIENMEISHNVVHGQWDWMNDPEIHSATWEWDMAGVMSQWRYSHNYRHHVFANVVGLDDDLGFGIMRVTRDDPWQPRHLAQPFRNVLLAVVFEWGIALHGLHSEHERAASPGERVAHSRALRAKIKRQVLKDYLLIPALNGSRWRRALAANAAANVLRNLWAYAVIFCGHFPDGVMTFTLESLKDESKGEWYLRQMLGSANFRAGRVLGFLSGNLCYQIEHHLFPDLPSNRYADIAPRVRALCDAYGLPYTTGALLGQFLQTQRSILTLALPDRRA; encoded by the coding sequence ATCGCGATCACAGATGTCGCCGGCTATGCCCACCTGAGCGAGCACGAGATCAGCGCGCTCGGGGCCGCTCTCGATGCTATCCGCACCGAGATCGAGGACTCCCGCGGTGCCCGCGACGCCGCCTACATTCGCCGGACCATCAGGTTCCAGAGGGTGCTGGATGCCGGTGCGCGGCTCCTGATTTTCGGCAGCCGATCCCGCGGTGGGTGGGCTCTCGGCATGCTCTCGCTGGCCGTGGCCAAAAGCATCGAGAACATGGAAATTAGCCATAACGTCGTTCACGGGCAATGGGATTGGATGAACGACCCCGAGATTCACTCGGCAACCTGGGAATGGGACATGGCCGGGGTCATGTCGCAGTGGCGGTACTCGCACAACTACCGACATCACGTGTTTGCCAACGTCGTCGGCCTCGACGACGACCTGGGTTTCGGCATCATGCGGGTGACCCGTGACGATCCGTGGCAACCGCGCCACCTGGCCCAGCCGTTCCGCAACGTACTGTTGGCCGTCGTCTTCGAGTGGGGCATCGCGCTGCACGGCCTGCATTCCGAACATGAGCGCGCAGCAAGTCCCGGCGAGCGCGTCGCGCACAGCCGCGCGCTGCGGGCCAAGATCAAGCGTCAGGTCCTCAAGGATTATCTGCTGATCCCTGCGCTCAACGGATCTCGCTGGCGTCGGGCGCTGGCGGCGAACGCCGCGGCCAACGTCCTGCGCAACCTCTGGGCCTACGCGGTGATCTTCTGCGGGCATTTCCCGGACGGCGTCATGACGTTCACGCTGGAGTCCCTGAAGGACGAGAGCAAGGGTGAGTGGTACCTGCGCCAGATGCTGGGAAGCGCCAACTTCCGGGCCGGGCGGGTGCTGGGATTTCTGAGTGGGAACCTCTGCTACCAGATCGAGCACCATCTGTTCCCTGATCTGCCGAGCAACCGGTATGCCGACATCGCACCCCGGGTGCGGGCGCTCTGCGACGCCTACGGCCTGCCCTACACGACGGGTGCGTTGTTAGGCCAGTTTCTCCAGACCCAGCGCAGCATCTTGACGTTGGCGCTGCCCGACCGCCGCGCATAA
- a CDS encoding GAF and ANTAR domain-containing protein, with protein sequence MTIQEELIAAVDGQRGVKAADRLCEACVVLLDVDAAAISLVFDGANAGTLGSSSNSARAFDELQFTYGEGPCLDAVSLQAPVVVVDLADPGEARWPNYGIAMLEQRIRGVFAMPVLAAGEYVGALDLFRAEPGALGREQLAGAAAAADLAGIPVLDLLAGDLRAAVDDPASDAWAELYALSRAEVSQATGMLVAQLDVDPTEALVRLRAHAYATGRSATDVARDIINRRLRLETDR encoded by the coding sequence TTGACGATCCAAGAGGAACTCATCGCGGCGGTCGACGGCCAGCGTGGAGTGAAGGCCGCCGACCGGCTGTGTGAAGCGTGTGTGGTGCTGCTCGACGTTGACGCCGCAGCGATTTCGCTTGTCTTCGACGGTGCGAATGCGGGCACGCTGGGGTCCAGCAGCAACAGTGCGCGGGCGTTCGACGAGTTGCAGTTCACCTACGGGGAGGGGCCGTGCCTAGACGCGGTCAGCCTGCAGGCTCCGGTGGTCGTGGTCGACCTCGCCGACCCCGGGGAGGCGCGCTGGCCCAATTACGGAATCGCCATGCTGGAACAACGCATCCGCGGCGTTTTCGCGATGCCGGTGCTTGCTGCGGGCGAGTACGTCGGTGCTCTGGACCTATTTCGCGCCGAGCCGGGTGCGCTGGGGCGCGAACAACTCGCCGGTGCGGCAGCCGCCGCGGACCTGGCCGGCATCCCGGTGCTGGATCTGCTCGCCGGTGACCTACGGGCCGCGGTCGACGATCCTGCCAGCGATGCGTGGGCGGAGTTGTACGCGCTCAGCCGCGCCGAAGTCAGCCAGGCCACCGGAATGTTGGTGGCGCAATTGGATGTAGACCCGACCGAGGCACTCGTGCGCCTGCGTGCGCATGCCTATGCCACCGGCCGAAGCGCCACCGACGTCGCCCGCGACATCATCAATCGCCGGCTGAGACTGGAGACGGACCGATGA
- a CDS encoding GAF and ANTAR domain-containing protein, whose amino-acid sequence MSENLRETRVLSAVVSLVDSLLDDFDVVDLLTELTERCAELLDIASAGFLLADPLQRLHLLAATSDRTRDLELFQLQAEEGPCIDCYRTGEPVLVADLGSQIDRWPRFVAAAQEAGFASVHALPMRAAGVVLGALGLFDTRRGELTEADVLVAQTLAHIACVAVLQEHSPRPDTVVSPLRSAVTGRIVVEQAKGFVSEVLGVSMDEAFRLLRTHSRGHGEHLTDVARALMRDRHTRPELIRALTELTRDRH is encoded by the coding sequence ATGAGCGAGAACCTTCGCGAAACCCGGGTGCTGAGCGCGGTGGTGTCGCTGGTCGACAGCCTGCTCGACGATTTCGACGTCGTCGATCTGCTCACCGAACTGACCGAACGTTGCGCGGAACTCCTCGACATCGCTTCGGCAGGCTTTCTCCTGGCCGATCCGCTGCAGCGACTCCATCTGCTGGCCGCCACCTCCGACCGGACGCGCGACCTCGAGCTGTTCCAGTTGCAGGCTGAGGAGGGGCCGTGCATCGATTGCTACCGCACGGGTGAGCCGGTTCTGGTCGCCGACCTCGGTAGCCAGATCGATCGGTGGCCGCGGTTTGTCGCGGCTGCGCAGGAGGCCGGTTTCGCCTCGGTACATGCGCTGCCGATGCGTGCGGCCGGCGTCGTGCTCGGAGCGCTCGGTCTGTTCGACACTCGGCGCGGAGAGCTCACAGAGGCAGACGTACTGGTGGCTCAGACCCTGGCCCACATCGCGTGTGTGGCTGTGCTGCAAGAACATTCGCCCCGCCCCGACACCGTGGTGTCGCCGCTACGGTCCGCTGTCACCGGCCGCATAGTCGTGGAGCAGGCCAAGGGGTTTGTCAGCGAGGTGCTCGGTGTGTCGATGGATGAGGCCTTCCGGCTGCTGCGCACCCACAGCCGGGGACACGGCGAGCATCTGACCGATGTCGCGCGGGCGCTGATGAGGGACCGGCACACCCGGCCGGAGTTGATCAGGGCACTGACCGAACTCACCCGCGACCGGCATTGA
- a CDS encoding GAF and ANTAR domain-containing protein produces the protein MDDYDAQPGRKPPPEPELSAAQLQADELDLNAGLSGLAGIVADAASVDEILRQVAQFAVQAIPGADGAGVTLIQPHGPDSPGDLCIQAWSVTAEFIAAIDTLQYDKLGEGPCITCIRSGRPAVSGSLGSDRRWPRFGGSVARMGVHSVLALPLAIGDRVIGAINSYAHGRDAFTEHAVQLGTQFARPAAVSVYNAQLLANTRLRTTQLQQALRSRAVIDQAIGIIRSRSGGTAQEAFDRLTRISQREHIKLADVAERLVDEAVRRARARQQ, from the coding sequence ATGGACGATTACGACGCGCAGCCAGGCCGCAAACCGCCCCCGGAACCGGAGCTCTCCGCGGCCCAGCTCCAGGCCGACGAACTTGACCTGAACGCCGGTCTCAGCGGCTTGGCCGGGATCGTCGCAGATGCCGCCAGCGTCGATGAAATACTGCGCCAGGTAGCACAATTCGCGGTCCAGGCAATACCGGGCGCCGACGGCGCCGGGGTCACCCTGATCCAACCCCATGGGCCGGACTCACCTGGCGACCTATGCATCCAGGCGTGGTCGGTGACCGCCGAGTTCATCGCGGCCATCGACACCCTGCAATACGACAAGCTCGGCGAGGGGCCCTGCATCACCTGCATTCGGTCCGGACGGCCGGCAGTCAGCGGTTCGCTCGGCAGCGACCGCCGCTGGCCGCGCTTCGGTGGATCTGTGGCCCGCATGGGCGTGCACTCCGTACTGGCACTGCCGCTGGCCATCGGTGACCGGGTCATCGGCGCGATCAATTCCTACGCCCACGGCCGGGACGCGTTCACCGAACACGCCGTCCAACTGGGGACCCAATTCGCGCGCCCCGCAGCGGTATCGGTGTACAACGCGCAGCTGTTGGCCAACACCCGATTGCGCACCACGCAACTGCAACAGGCACTGCGCAGCCGGGCGGTGATCGACCAGGCCATCGGCATCATCCGCAGCCGGTCCGGCGGCACCGCGCAAGAGGCCTTTGACCGCCTCACCCGCATCAGCCAGCGGGAGCACATCAAATTGGCTGACGTAGCCGAGCGCCTCGTCGACGAGGCGGTCCGACGGGCTCGCGCGCGTCAGCAATGA
- a CDS encoding fatty acyl-AMP ligase has product MSQFTETMLSNAQWSMKGMVTGEPDAPVRHSWAEVHARASRIAGGLAAAGVGHGDAVAVLAGNPVDIAPTAQGVWIRGACVTMLHQPTPRTDLLRWAEETMAVLETIDAKVVVVGEPFLPAAPLLTERGIRVAIAGELLQAAPVRPVDSCDDDLALMQLTSGSTGSPKAVQITHANVVANAEAMFAGAEVDVESDVIVSWLPCFHDMGMTGFLTVPMYFGVELIKVTPMDFLRDNLLWVKLIDKYKGTMTAAPNFAYNLLAKRLHNLASPGQFDLSSLRWALSGAEQVDPADVEALCAAGAPHGLRPEAILPAYGMAETTVAASFSTCGAGMTVDEVDADLLAVLHRAVPATRGNTRRLVTLGSLLDGLEARILDEDGAELGVRGVGVIQLRGAPVTPGYTTVAGFISAQDEQGWYDTGDLGYLTENDEIVVCGRLKDVIIMAGRNIYPTDIERAAARVSGVRPGCAVAVRLDAGHSRESFAVAVESKSFDDHDEVRRIEHEVIHEVVVEVNARPRNVVVLAPGVIPKTPSGKLRRAHALALVT; this is encoded by the coding sequence TTGAGCCAGTTCACCGAAACCATGCTCAGTAACGCCCAATGGAGCATGAAGGGCATGGTCACCGGCGAGCCTGACGCTCCGGTGCGCCACAGCTGGGCCGAAGTGCATGCACGCGCCAGCCGGATAGCCGGCGGCCTGGCAGCAGCCGGTGTCGGTCACGGCGATGCCGTGGCTGTGCTCGCCGGGAATCCTGTCGACATCGCGCCGACCGCTCAGGGCGTCTGGATCCGGGGCGCCTGTGTCACCATGCTGCACCAGCCGACGCCGCGCACCGACCTGCTGCGCTGGGCTGAGGAGACGATGGCGGTACTCGAGACGATCGACGCCAAAGTCGTCGTCGTCGGCGAGCCGTTCCTACCTGCCGCGCCGCTGCTCACCGAGCGGGGAATCCGGGTGGCCATCGCCGGGGAACTGCTGCAAGCAGCCCCCGTGCGCCCCGTGGACTCCTGCGACGACGACCTCGCCCTGATGCAACTGACCTCGGGCTCGACCGGCTCCCCCAAGGCCGTCCAGATCACGCACGCCAACGTCGTCGCGAACGCCGAGGCGATGTTCGCCGGCGCCGAGGTCGACGTCGAGTCCGACGTGATCGTCAGCTGGTTGCCCTGCTTCCACGACATGGGCATGACCGGCTTTTTGACCGTGCCGATGTACTTCGGCGTTGAGCTCATCAAGGTCACCCCGATGGACTTTCTCCGGGATAACTTGTTGTGGGTCAAGCTCATTGACAAATACAAGGGCACGATGACCGCGGCCCCCAACTTCGCCTACAACCTGCTGGCAAAGCGGCTGCACAACCTGGCTTCACCCGGCCAATTCGACCTGTCGTCGCTGCGGTGGGCGCTGTCAGGTGCCGAGCAGGTCGATCCGGCTGACGTCGAGGCCCTGTGCGCAGCAGGGGCACCGCATGGCCTGCGGCCCGAAGCGATCCTGCCCGCCTACGGCATGGCCGAGACAACCGTCGCCGCGTCGTTCTCCACGTGTGGCGCAGGCATGACCGTCGACGAGGTCGACGCCGATCTCCTGGCCGTCCTGCATCGCGCGGTACCCGCAACCCGGGGGAACACCCGACGCCTGGTGACGCTCGGTTCCCTGCTGGACGGGCTGGAGGCCCGCATCCTCGACGAGGACGGCGCCGAGCTGGGCGTCCGCGGGGTCGGCGTGATCCAGCTCCGGGGTGCCCCTGTCACGCCCGGGTACACCACGGTCGCCGGGTTCATCTCGGCGCAGGACGAGCAGGGCTGGTACGACACCGGCGACCTGGGCTACCTCACGGAGAATGACGAGATCGTCGTCTGCGGCCGGCTCAAGGACGTCATCATCATGGCCGGGCGCAATATCTATCCGACCGACATCGAACGCGCCGCCGCCCGGGTGAGTGGAGTGCGGCCGGGTTGCGCGGTGGCCGTCCGACTCGACGCCGGACACTCGCGCGAATCGTTCGCCGTCGCGGTGGAATCCAAGAGTTTCGATGATCACGACGAGGTGCGCCGCATCGAGCACGAGGTGATCCACGAGGTGGTGGTGGAGGTCAATGCCCGGCCGCGCAACGTCGTGGTGCTCGCGCCGGGAGTCATCCCCAAGACGCCGTCCGGCAAGTTGCGGCGCGCTCACGCCCTGGCGTTGGTCACCTGA